The genomic segment TAGGAGTGACGTGGGCCGCAAGCGGACCCCTGGTGGTGACACCCCTACTCTAAAGGTTTATAGTAAGTGATATCTTTGGCTGGACACTGAGGAAGGAGAAATAACTTGTATTGATTGGCTAGGCAGTGAAATCAAGCTGGAAAAGATTAATCAAGAATAGAATGGAAATGTACTAACAAGTGAAGAGAGTGTGTTGAGAAGTACTCAGAAGTACTCTGAGGACCTGATAAATGAAGAAAAcgagagggaggagaggatgTGTTGGATGAAAGTTAGTGGATCGGGAAGTGTAGAGGATTAGTGAGACTGCTGgggtacactgtaaaaaaaaaaactgtcaaatttaCGGTAAAATACCGGCAGCTGTGGTAGCCAGGAATATACCGTGAAAAAAATGTGGAATCTGTAAAAGACAATACGGTATACTGGTTTTGTAACCCTAAATTTTAAGGTAGACAACGTATTATTTTACCAAAATCatgatagaaaaaaacaaatatatttgtcaattatacagcaatttaatgtaaaaaatgcAACTTTCCATAGCTTTTTACGGAtatttgcagtaaaaaaaaggttatgatataataatatttacagtaatttgtTGTTAATTTAACAGTAATAGGATAGACCctattattgtaaataaatgtaaaaataacagaaatatgttaaaccttattaaaacctttgacagtaaaaacacagtgaaattgtataacaaattacagcattttattttgaccaGATACATTTTACGGTAAATTcctggcaaccacagctgccggtattttaccgctaaaaatacagtacaatatgaGGAACATAAATGGTTTACcgtacattttacatttgcaaccgctaaatatagaaaaaccTAAAGATGCTCATATATAGCCAAGGTAgtgaatattactgataaacaatgAGAAAATTTGACATACTATTTGAAAACAGAATAAACATATCATTTTCTCTATTCCTACAAAACAGCATAGATCTTGAGAATACAGCATGTGTCCATATATATGGCTGGTAATCCATGGAGgaatgaataaacatgaaacaaaatattaccTGCCCTGACCTATCAACAGTAATGAGTCACTGGGTCCTGCCTTGGTGAAGGAAAGGACTCAGTGGAGTTTCTAATGCGCATGGTGTCGAAGATACAAGCTCTGCAGGAGTACTTCAATGTCCATCAGGAGTTCACTTTGGACTGGCAGGATCCCTCTGCAGCAAAAAATGGACAAAGTTTGATCAGTGCTTgagcaaaatgcacagaaatgaacaaaacgTGCTGCCAAAAACAGATCTAATGATAAATGATTTCTTAAGTGTAAAATATACAGTTCTTAAAGGATAGCTATTGTCAAAATGCAacctgggctgttttttttttttactgtaaacagAGACAAACATATATCTAAAAGCATAATTACGACAAACAAGCCGTTTTTGAGATTgaccgtgattttgttttgtggtcaATAGCCAGTGAATGGGAATACTAGGGGCCAGGGCATAAATTTGAGCGCATCAAAAtcgatacataaaaaaaaaaaaaaacagcccaggtTGCGTTTTGGCAATAGTTATCCTTTGAATCTACTTATgtaaaagtgatacatagacaacGCAGCCCTAATCACAATCATAATTTGTTGGAAAACGTATTTAAGTTTCCTATTGATTTATCATAGAACTTGAAGTTAATGGCTGAATGCATGGTGATGAGACCTATCATTCAATCTACATTTTATAGCGTATGAAACTGCTCACCTGGACATGAACCTGAGCTCGGCTGATTAAGATTAGTGTCTCCTGTCCATCTTTCTTTAGCAAAACTTGAATAATACCACTGCTTACCTCTTATTGAATCTTTGGGTGCAGACTTAATTGAAGAGCCTCGTATAAACAGGCAGGGTGTGATGTTTAGGGAAACCAAAGAATACAGGCGCCATCATTTCTGCCAGAAGTCTCATGGGGTGCACCGAAGCTTTCATTGTGGACTGGCTAGATACCTTCTGcattcagaaagaaaacaagaagggcatacaccataaacaataataactgacaaaaataatgagacaagaaattaaagtaacaaaataagtgCAAATCAAGTTTCCCTGTGTTGCAGTGTAGCTGAATGTTTTTCAACAATTTGATTTACGGTAAAACACATACCAAATATTTCCAGCCAAGGTTTGTTTCAATCTTCAGCATGTTTTTCCTGCCATTGTCTTGAAACTGTTTCATCTGTCCCTCTCATTTGATgctgtttacaaaaacaaaacagcaatattgtaaagggaaaaaggaaaatgaatttaatggaaaaaaaaaaaggaaaaaagattaTGACCTGAAATCTCACCATTTCCTGAGAGTCACAGGTCCTTTGAGTATCCTTatggtttctgctcaaattcagtgtctgaaaagggcaggaacaaaacaaacctttttaaacataataaagacaaaataagatttagagacagacaacaaagAAATGTGTATAATATCTTCTTGAATCCGTTTACTTTACTAACCTTGAAAGAGACTCTTGGGTCTTAGCTGTGCCACCACCCTTAAACCTTAAAACACATGCATCAGAAAACCACTGCAACAGAATTTCAGATGTCcttcactgacatttttattgtctTGAACATATTTTGACCTCCACACACTTGCTGCTAGTCAAATATAttgctttaaacaaataaaGGCAAAACAAGCATCTAAAGCTTCTCCTGGCattatgaaaaaagaaagccaAAACTGCTTAAGGTCTACACTTATAGTCAACTAACAAATGTATATTAACCATTTTCAGGAAAACATGAATTTGAACAAGCACATAAGCTTGCGACATCACTTTTGCAGAAACGTACAGTTACAAAATGCTATAATAACAATTAAAGTCAAGTAATGTTTGTAACAGACAGTGCTGTTTAAAGTTCAATGTTAACAGTTCAGTGCAACACTTAACTTGTTTGCTAATTAGGGCAATACAAAATTCAAATAGTTTAAACTCTGTTGTATAGAATATAGAACATCTCTGAAACATCAAAAGTACAGTTCTCAGTAACAATCCCCAGTTAGAGGGATTGTTTAAAGATATATGGTCAAAACCTCTGAAAAGCATGCCTGTGATAACAGAAATCAGGTAAGAGCACAGTACTCAATATCAGCTGGGATAactgaaaacataaacaacacagTAGTTCCCAGTCAAGGTACAGTTAAACTGACTGTACCGATCTGttcaaaatgtctttaaacGGTCTCTCGCCACTCGTGATCAGAGAGATCGGCGATGAGGGTGAGTACTCTTGGGTTCACATGCAGTGTCTTCTTCTTAGTTTTTTCAACTTTTGTTCCCTTCTCTGGGTTAATGTTGAAGAAACACCTTGATAAACACAATAATCCATAATAAAACACtatacaatgaaaaaaaaaagaaagggaaaggcAAGGGAAAAGTAAAAGAATTACCTCTGAAGAAATTCAAGTGTGGAGCCAAGTTCCAGGGGATAGTGGATGTTCAGGCAGTAGTAGCTACCAAGCATCAGACAGATTGCAGAGATGAAGTCAGTTATTTGGTCATTTACAACTTTGTGGTCAATGCTGAGCATGAACAGTCTCGATGCAAAGCAGGAGGATCCTTGGAATGAAATACAAGTGTAAAAGAATTAACTGTAAAACCCCCTTTACCATTCAAATGTGTCTTAAAATAGTGAAAGTGCAGACATTTAATATAGCATAACACTGTACTGATTTTCAACTCACCACAAACAATGATACATGGTGTCACAGGCAGGCTTTCCACTTGGACTTCTTTTGCCAGACATGTTTCATCAACATAGTGGAAGAGGGTCTCCTCTTTTTCATCAAAataggagaggaggaggagcatcATATCTTTCACGTCTTCTGAGCAGCCCTTCAGCTGTCCCCTCTGCATTCGAagctttatgacagcctccaaGACACGCTTGCTCTTGTCTGCACAAGTGGTTTTCAGAAAGTCCAGAAGCCGTTTTCCCTTCTTTTCCAGACTGGTGAGGAAAGTCTCTTTCAGCGGTACCCCAGTAAGTTCTTCAAAATGGACTGTCATTCCAATCGCCTGAAACAAAAAAGGCCACTCTTCTTTGAGGGTTTGCATGTCTGCTCCGCTGTTTATTGCTTTGCGCTGAGAGTAGTAGGTGCATTTCATTAGAGTTTTTACTTCTTCATGACTGAAGCTTGTCTGTTCAATGAGAATCTTCATACGTTCCTTCTTCTCCTGCTGGGTTTCCAGTGTCTCACTGACTGGCAAAAACTTCATGTCCCACTTTATGCAGCCATATGTGTCTTGAACAGATGCTCACTTTTCAGGTGTCACTTCATCGGTGTCATCTGATCCTCCCTGTTTGCGCTTCTGTAACACTGGTAAAGTAGACCTCTTCACATTTTCAATTCGTGCCTGAATCTGTTTTACCAAAGAGTGGTACCCCTGTCCTACCACATCCCCCTCTATGACATCCTGCAGTGACTTGGGATACATCGCAACcagtttttttgcaatttcagTCGAGGCTCTTCTACTTGGAGAGGCACAGGCTTTCATCATCTCCTTCACAATGATGCGGATCATCTCCCTCCGCAGTCGAGGCTTtggtcttttctctctctgaagACACTGGATCAAGTCTTCTGGAAAATCTTCACTTGGAATTCTAAAGTTATCTACCCAGTCTAGAGAATATATTGGACTGGGTGAGGGGGAGGCAGAAAATGAGGAGCAAGAAGATGGAGACGATATGCTGGCCTGGCTTGAAATTTCCATATTTGGTGCTGTAAAACAATATCACAAACAATAGATTAATTGTACTTTTTGGACCTTGGCCAAAGCAtaatagaaaaaacagaaagccCTTCATGGCTATTGTGCAATGAAATCATAATACTTACTGGTTTGTTTCCAGGCAGCCAGCAGTTTTCTTGCCTGAACTGGTCTCAGGACAGAGTTCAGATCAGTCTCACTGATGAACTGCAAGTCCTCAGATGTCTCCACTCCTAATGATTGTAGTGCCTCCAGTACAATTTCAAGGATTGAGACAGACAGGTCCGGCAGCACCTTAGTAATGGAACTTCTTATGCTGTCCCCCATTTCCGAGATGTCTGATAAAAGAATGTAAATAAAGGTCAATATACACCAAGTGGTACCTTTGGTCTTAAAATATGAAGCTGATCTTGCTTGATACTACACTTTTATACAGTGTTTCGTAAGTACCAAACTAACAGCACCATTATTGTGACAGCACACTGTGTTTCAATGGAACCATTTGGTACCCATACTTCATGTAAGATGTTAATGGATAGAAATCAATTAAGTCAATGATGTTCACACActgcatcttttctttttcctttctcacTGAGTGCAGATGATACTGAGAATGGTATTCTGTCACGTGCACCGACAccagaaaataaacactgtcaTTCTTAATCAAAATGAGAACTACTTCACCAAACTCAACAGAGTCAGAGCCCCCTGTGACAAGGAAGTGTCCTTTCTTGTACTGTGTTCCCTTGTACATCATTTCTACTGTGACCTTTGTATTGGTTTCATTTAAGTCAAACATTTGAACTGCTTCTTGAATGGCTTTACTGTACAGCACTGAGTAAAATGGAGAACCATCTTTGACTTTCAAGACAGACTGACACAATGACCCTGCTGCAAGATAGGCTTGAAACATCTGAT from the Oreochromis aureus strain Israel breed Guangdong linkage group 5, ZZ_aureus, whole genome shotgun sequence genome contains:
- the LOC120440158 gene encoding uncharacterized protein LOC120440158; this translates as MKFLPVSETLETQQEKKERMKILIEQTSFSHEEVKTLMKCTYYSQRKAINSGADMQTLKEEWPFLFQAIGMTVHFEELTGVPLKETFLTSLEKKGKRLLDFLKTTCADKSKRVLEAVIKLRMQRGQLKGCSEDVKDMMLLLLSYFDEKEETLFHYVDETCLAKEVQVESLPVTPCIIVCGSSCFASRLFMLSIDHKVVNDQITDFISAICLMLGSYYCLNIHYPLELGSTLEFLQRCFFNINPEKGTKVEKTKKKTLHVNPRVLTLIADLSDHEWRETV